A window from Vigna angularis cultivar LongXiaoDou No.4 chromosome 7, ASM1680809v1, whole genome shotgun sequence encodes these proteins:
- the LOC108338599 gene encoding protein kinase STUNTED gives MKMLPTSTAGEASQGGRTVVVGVKMDSHSTELLTWALFKVAQPCDVVLALHVLGNDEIVNRDGKSSLFSLVKAFDSVLAVYEGFCNLKQVDLKFKICRGSSVRRILVREANAYSATHIIVGSPQGLHRIRPCISVARYCAKKLPRDCWVLAVNNGKIVFKRDGSPATAADMKGVDQNHATGALSSIHRTLGNTSKVLDDDGSGMQGKGSGQFSDHSLAKAFLESKEFIEKKSCSVCSSNPALFGLYCNHSEEESCGDACDENPLAIVSVQTNDSNSKPGWPLLHRTIVSDRKCSERSMFRQISVVQWAMQLPSRNLSYAAHLDQKANNCGQNKDQFLGLDSKSGALVPVDAELGTASVPEHNPRSIPKELEGLHERYSSSCRLFKYQELVFATSNFLPENLIGKGGSSQVYRGCLPDGKELAVKILKPSDDVLKEFVLEIEIITTLHHKNIISLLGFCFEDGNLLLVYDFLSRGSLEENIHGNKKNPLVFGWTERYKVAMGVAEALEYLHNNEGQSVIHRDVKSSNVLLSEDFEPQLSDFGLAKWASTSSSHIICTDVAGTFGYMAPEYFMYGKVNDKIDVYAFGVVLLELLSGRKPISSDYPKGQESLVMWANPILNSGKVLQLLDPSLGDNYDPEEMERMVLAATLCIRRAPRARPQMSLIKKLLGGDGEVMKWARLEVNAVEAAEMADDEACLPSSNLQSHLNLALRDVEDDSLSICSVEQNISLEDYLRGRWSRSSSFD, from the exons ATGAAAATGCTGCCAACTTCCACCGCCGGAGAGGCCAGCCaaggtggccggacggtggtcGTTGGAGTGAAGATGGACTCCCACAGCACCGAGTTGCTCACTTGGGCTTTGTTCAAAGTGGCTCAGCCCTGTGATGTTGTGCTTGCTCTTCATGTTCTTGGGAATGATG AAATTGTTAATCGGGATGGGAAATCGTCTTTATTTTCACTTGTCAAAGCGTTTGACTCTGTGCTTGCCGTTTACGAAGGGTTCTGCAATTTGAAACAG GTGGATCTTAAGTTCAAAATATGTCGGGGTTCATCAGTGAGGAGAATTCTGGTTCGAGAAGCAAATGCTTATTCTGCAACGCACATCATAGTTGGAAGTCCTCAAGGTCTTCACAGAATTCGGCCATGTATATCTGTGGCAAGGTACTGTGCTAAGAAGCTACCAAGGGATTGTTGGGTTCTTGCTGTTAATAATGGGAAAATTGTGTTCAAGAGGGATGGATCACCAGCAACTGCAGCTGACATGAAag GAGTTGATCAGAACCACGCAACTGGGGCGCTTAGTTCGATTCACAGGACACTTGGCAATACTTCAAAAGTGCTAGATGATGATGGGTCCGGGATGCAGGGAAAGGGTAGTGGTCAATTTTCAGATCACAGTTTGGCTAAGGCTTTCCTGGAATCTAAAGAATTCATTGAGAAGAAGAGTTGCTCTGTTTGTTCTTCAAACCCAGCACTGTTTGGTTTATATTGTAACCATTCAGAAGAAGAGTCATGTGGTGATGCTTGTGATGAGAACCCTTTGGCAATAGTGTCTGTGCAGACCAATGATTCTAATTCTAAACCAGGTTGGCCTTTGCTTCATAGGACAATTGTATCTGACAGGAAATGTTCTGAAAGATCGATGTTTCGCCAGATCTCTGTGGTACAATGGGCAATGCAGTTACCTTCTAGAAATCTTTCATATGCTGCACATCTTGACCAAAAAGCAAACAATTGTGGCCAAAATAAGGATCAGTTTTTGGGTCTAGATAGCAAGAGTGGTGCTCTTGTTCCAGTGGATGCTGAATTAGGGACTGCCTCTGTGCCTGAACACAATCCTAGAAGCATTCCTAAGGAATTGGAGGGCCTTCATGAGAGATACTCATCCAGTTGCAGATTGTTTAAGTACCAAGAACTTGTATTTGCAACATCAAATTTCTTGCCAG AAAATTTGATTGGGAAAGGAGGAAGTAGCCAGGTATACAGAGGCTGCCTTCCTGATGGCAAGGAACTAGCTGTTAAGATCTTAAAGCCATCTGATGATGTTCTGAAGGAGTTTGTTCTAGAAATAGAAATTATCACTACCTTGCATCACAAAAACATAATTTCCCTCCTTGGATTCTGCTTTGAGGATGGTAATCTTCTTTTGGTCTATGATTTCTTATCAAGAGGAAGCCTTGAAGAGAACATCCATG GTAATAAGAAAAATCCACTTGTGTTTGGTTGGACTGAGAGATACAAGGTGGCCATGGGTGTTGCTGAGGCTTTGGAGTATCTACATAATAATGAAGGCCAATCTGTGATCCATCGCGATGTAAAATCATCAAATGTTTTGTTATCTGAGGATTTTGAACCACAG CTCTCTGACTTTGGACTTGCAAAATGGGCATCAACTTCATCATCACATATAATCTGCACAGACGTTGCTGGAACCTTTGG TTACATGGCTCCTGAGTACTTCATGTATGGCAAAGTAAATGACAAGATTGATGTCTATGCATTTGGTGTTGTGCTTCTTGAGCTCCTCTCAGGGAGAAAGCCCATAAGTAGTGATTATCCCAAAGGTCAAGAGAGCCTTGTCATGTGG GCAAATCCAATTCTAAATAGTGGGAAGGTGTTACAATTGTTAGATCCTAGTTTGGGTGATAACTATGATCCTGAAGAGATGGAAAGGATGGTCTTGGCAGCTACACTTTGTATCAGACGTGCTCCAAGAGCTAGACCTCAAATGAGCCTT ATCAAAAAGCTCCTTGGAGGTGATGGTGAAGTGATGAAGTGGGCAAGACTAGAAGTGAATGCTGTGGAAGCAGCAGAAATGGCTGATGATGAAGCTTGTCTTCCTTCTTCCAATCTGCAGTCACACCTTAACCTTGCTCTGCGTGATGTGGAGGATGACTCACTCTCCATCTGCAGTGTTGAGCAAAACATCTCATTGGAGGACTACTTGAGAGGCAGGTGGAGCCGTTCATCAAGCTTTGATTGA